TCATCTTTGTGCAGGTATGCATATTACCATATTTTACAAGATGACATGGCAGCAACACCAGTAAACTTATTGTGCGTCTATTTACCTTAGAAAACCATCAACCAGTATAGACGACAACTTCTAGCATCTCAGAATCAAGTAACTTTTATCCCCAATTGCAACTTCCACATTGATAAGTTAATAGACAGATCATAAATGCATATACTTCTACTCATAGAGCTAAATTCCCCCACTTAAGTGCATGATTTGGGTATGACAGGTAACCAACCATGAATCATGCTCCATAAGGTCAGATACGTTATCCCTAAACCCTAATTCACTGGTGAAACTAAGGGGATATATCAAGAACTAAAGACAACCAGAATAGCATCCTTACCCAAAAGTTCCCATTACACGGGTTGATATGTGTCTGTTCTCCTCATCCAAGGCTGTTCGGGCCAGACCAAAGTCGGACACCTTTGGTGTGAAATCATGTTCCAACAAGATGTTGCTAGCCTTAAAGTCCCTGTGTATAACACGGGGACTTGAATCCTCATGTAGATAAGCTAGACCTCGAGCGGCACCGAGTGCTATCTTGATCCGTGCATCCCAATCAAGTGGAGAAGGTTCCTTATCCGCCCCTGATAAAACATTACCATTTTGCATCAAATTTACCAATtgaataaaaaagataaattccCTGAACTGAACATGAATCACAAGAAAAAGTAAAACCACTACCATGCAAATGAGACTCCACACTGCCATTTGGTATAAGTTCATATACCAAGCAGCGGGCACGCTCCTCTGTACATATACCAATCAACTTGACCAGATTTCTGTGATGAAGACGGCTAAGCATTTCGACCTCTGCCAAGAATTCACGGTCACCTTGCCGATCATCCCTTTTCAGAACTTTTACTGCCACTTTGGTCCCATCTTCAAGAGTACCACTGTAAACAAGCCCAAAGCCACCTTCACCAAGTATTCTTGAAGCATCAAAGTTATTCGTAGCTCTTTCTATGTCAATTGTGCTGAAAGTCTTGGCTGATCCTGCATAAGGTGCAATACTAGAACCAAATGACAAGGAAGCAGAACTGAGACCACTTCCAACCATCGATGCAGTTGTACctacaaaatttataatttttccttttcatttcaaaacagAAGATTTCTAAATGTTTAATTGCAAGATAACAGGAAACTAAATGCACTAGGACAGAACAAAATGTGCACAGCTAAAGCTCATGCAAGGCAAACATAAAAATACAACATCGGGATGTGAACTCTGAATATAAATTAGAATCGCATACCTCAAGTGGTATCaaagttttaattcatttatttatttagttagtTAGCTAGTTAGTCAGTCAGTTAGTTACTtagttatatattattattatttcaattattaaTTCAATGTGATAGCATTACCTTGCTAAGTCCAAAACAAGGAGCGACATATCAGCTCAATTTGTAAGAGCTGATATACACCAGACTGATAGGGCATAGCATAATAGGTTTTTATGAACACAGGGATTACCTGATGGTTTTGCAATTGAAGGTGGCAAAGGACGCAGAGTTGGTGTTGATTGACTTGTGCGGCCTCTATGCCTAACCAGCAAAACCCAAGCAACAGCAGAGCATAAAATTAGTGCTACAGAAGCTGACAGAGCAATAATAGCAACTATGCCACCACCAAGCCCATCTTTTTGCTGCCTTCTCCGTACATCAACCCCTAGGGGCTTTATTGCCCTTGCATTATTGTCATTGCCAGAATATGGCCCATTATCTATTATAGTAATGCCAGAAGATGCTGAAGGTGGAGATGGGGGTAAACCTATAAATATAAGAGTTCCAGATAAATATCCAGATAAAAAAATCTACAAAAAGACCTACAAAACCTGCAGATTAAGAATTTAGTTACCTGGATACCGCACATAAAGTACTTCATAGTCACCAAAAAATGATGATTTTATTGCAACTTTTTTATGCCAGAATCTCTGATAAGTCAAAAAGGCAGTTGTGTTATCAAATCTTTTTCCCAGTGGAACCAAGTCAATCAGGACAATTGTCTTCTCTGGTTGCTGGCTGGCAGCATTGGCTCCCATAATTCGAACTTGACTTTGTTTCATAAAAACACCAGCAGCAATTTCCTGAGCAAGCTCTGAAACCAAAGGGAAAAAGGTGTACAATGCAACAGTGAGTTGCAGTCCCACTTGCATGGGTAAGACACATCCACATGGAGATCCAGGTGGAGTATTTGCATATGGCTCCACGCAAACAATTGCTGAGCAATCTACAGAAAAGATCAACGTGTTATATTTCAGTAATTAGGACAGCAAGAAACAAACATAAAATCTTAATTACCCATTTTTATACCTTCATTAGGAGGTGGAGGTGGCAATGCTTGAACTGGGTGGGGAAGAGGAGGACTCAATGATGAAGACCCAGATGGAGAAACTCTTGGGGGAAGAACAGGCACTTGAAAAATACAATTGCAAACAAAAGGTGAGCTATAAAGGATATACATGTGGGATAAATAAAATTCACAGCTCACAAGTAGCATTTGATAATTTCAATAGAAAATGGAAGGCAAGCTGAGTTCTTATTACTTCTGGTCCAGCCAGATGCCACTGTTGGAGACGGTGAAGGAGCAGGAGAGACATTGGTAACTGGTGTAGAAATGGGATAATGTGATGCAGAAGCTGAAGATCCTGTCATCCAGGAACTGCATTAGAATCTTAAATGACCTATATGTCATTGCTCTAAAAGTCAACCACTGCAGCATTCACTATCATGGTACCTGGACTAAGGGGTGGAGAAGCATAGTGTGTTCGCCTATTTGTTGGAAGAAATGACGGAGAGATAACTGGACCTGTAAAAAGCACCAAGTGAAAATTCTCTCAAAGAGATAACTGGAATTGCATATATTCAGAGCTGGATAGACCATAAATATTAATGAAGTGAAAATTCTCTCAATAATAAAAAGTTAGACCTCGCTGTTTTGAAGAGAGAGGAGACAATGAAGGAGCAGGGCTATTAACTTTGGTCCTTGCATGTTTCCACCAATGAAATGGGATAGAAGGTGAAGATGCAGGAGAGTGGTGCTCTTTATTTATAGGTGTAGGAGATGATAAAGATGGAACAGAAGCATCATTGGATTGTCTTACGGCTTTGTGTGTTGAAGGAgccagaaaagaaaaggaacctgcaattattatttacaaactttcattacatttcTTCATATCAATGATTTGGTTGAGGttcacaattttttaaaatgaataccTCTGGCTGGGGAATGGTTTGCAGGTGGTAAAGCTTTCAATGTTTCATCTGGTGGTGCAGCAACAGGAATTCCGTCTTTTTTCCGGCCAATGCTTGGGAGAGGAGTTGATTCATCTGGTGGTGCACCAACAGGAATTCCATTCTTTTTCCAGCCAATGCTTGGGAGAGGAGTTGATGCATGAGAGATATCAGGACCTGCAACTCAGATGAAGACAACCAGAACATTATAACATTGAGCTTGCAATGGGAAAAAACTGCCAGTCAAATATATATGGGAATACCCCAAATATTGTAATCCGTTGTCATTAAAAGGTTCCATTGCTTTGCAAAATCATTTGGATTTTATACATACATACATGTAGCAAAGAACAAGTAGACGtaatgaaatattataaataataaaggtGCAATTCAAATGAGAACAAACATAGTGTATCGGCATATTTTAGTGTAGTGGCTCTCATAAGTGCActtcatattttttatgatcATGAAACAAAGCTACATCCTAACAATTTTGGAGTAATAACAGAAATTTTCAGAAGCATGTTAAAAGCAGAATATTTCCCATTGTCAATGTGCTGTTTCGTCTTCAGACAATACATCCTTCTATAGCAACTGAGAGCAAGTAACAGTGAGAAAATTTTTGAGGATTCCTGGCAGATATGATCTTTCAACTCAACACCCATGGCACCGAGGTATCAAATGTAAAGAAAAATAACACAAAGCTAAAATGACTAAAACAAAAGGTGTAGTATATCACAACTATTAAATCCCAGATTCAAATGAGGATGTTGAATGGTTTCAAGTTCAACGTCAAATCACCAGCAACTTAAatacaaaaatcaaaattaagtgTTCCCTCTATTAGAACATGGCAATGCAGAAGGCGCTTCCCAGGCAAGACAGGATGGACTTCTGGTGAACTGTGAGGCAATTGTCCTACTGGTGATACAACTGGAACTGCTTTTATCAAAGTAAACCAGCAACAACTggtcattttaaaattttatattgcatttgaaggagaaagagaagagCAATTCATCACTATATTTTATGTAACAATGCACACCAGGTGATACAGATGGCATTATTGCTGGTGCAAATGGATGGACTGATGGCTTGTTCCATCCCAATTTCCTAGGTGGAGATGGAACTAATGTCATGATTTTGgaaaaacaaaggaaaaataaaaatgaaaaataagcaCATTTAGAATTAAATCTACACAAGCATTAGTTACAGAAAAACAAAAATGCTAATTCTATACCTGGTGCAACTGATTTTGGTACAGGAGCCCCAGTAAATGATGTATAACTATGATGAGTACTAGGTGGCGAAACTTGAGGTGCACTTGGGTGGATGATTGGGGAAGTTGCAGGTGAACTTGGACGGATGATCGGTGAATCGTCAGGCAAATTCCTCTTACTATGATGAGTACTAGGTGGTGAAATTTCAGGTGCACTTGGGTGGATGATTGGGGAAGTTGCAGGTGAACTTGGATGGAAGATTGGTGAACCCTCAGGAAAATTCTCCTTACCATGATGAATACTAGGTGGCAAAATTTCATGTGCACTTGGCTGGATTATTGGAGAAATTGCAGGCGAACTTGGATGAATGATTGGCAAATCATCAGGCAAATTCTTCTTACTATGATGAGTACTAGGCGGCAAAATTTCAGGTGCACCTGGCTGGATTATTGGAGAAGTTGCAGGTGAACTTGGATGAATGATTGGCAAATCATCAGAGAAATTCTTCTTACTATGATGAGTACTAGGTGGCAAAATTTCACGTGCACCTGGCTGGACTATTGGAGAAATTGCAGGTGAACTTGAATGGACGGTTGGTAAATTATCAAGCGAATTCTTCTTACTATGATGAGTATTAGGCGGCAAAATTTCAGGTGCACTTGGCTGGATTATTGGAGAAGTTGCAGGTGAACTTGGATGAATGATAGGCAAATCATCAGACAAATTCTTCTTAACATGATGAGTGCTAGGCGGCAAAATTTCAGGTGCACTTGGCTGGATTATTGGAGAAGTTGCAGGTGAACTTGGATGAATGATCGGCAACTCATCAGACAAATTCTTCTTACTATGATGAGTGCTAGGCGGCAAAATTTCAGGTGCACTTGGCTGGATTAT
The genomic region above belongs to Manihot esculenta cultivar AM560-2 chromosome 3, M.esculenta_v8, whole genome shotgun sequence and contains:
- the LOC110612040 gene encoding proline-rich protein 36 produces the protein MGAVVPAILQLVKFCVIGFFFTVQGSAGYNLPPSPATSTVSPTEGTPAPIRSPFRSNVPGSDPQPNGSNLPPSFALPPLVPAPLPQEIRGLVPSYSPSSPIARTPDNTASLPLTSEGHGPLLSPSIPILSPAYSTVPPPLIAGGHEALMPSNASQGNKSITHAPVSVPATGPSKNLSEDPPIVHPSSPAISPIIQPSAPQILPPSTQRSKKNLFDDLPIIHPSSPATSPIIQPSAPEILPPSTHHSKKNFSDDLPVIHPSSPATSPIIQPSAPEILPPSNHHSKKNLSDDLPIIHPSSPATSPIIRPSAPEILPPSTHHSKKNLSDDLPIIHPSSPATSPIIQPSAPEILPPSTHHSKKNLSDDLPIIHPSSPATSPIIQPSAPEILPPSTHHSKKNLSDDLPIIHPSSPATSPIIQPSAPEILPRSTHHSKKNLSDELPIIHPSSPATSPIIQPSAPEILPPSTHHSKKNLSDELPIIHPSSPATSPIIQPSAPEILPPSTHHSKKNLSDELPIIHPSSPATSPIIQPSAPEILPPSTHHSKKNLSDELPIIHPSSPATSPIIQPSAPEILPPSTHHVKKNLSDDLPIIHPSSPATSPIIQPSAPEILPPNTHHSKKNSLDNLPTVHSSSPAISPIVQPGAREILPPSTHHSKKNFSDDLPIIHPSSPATSPIIQPGAPEILPPSTHHSKKNLPDDLPIIHPSSPAISPIIQPSAHEILPPSIHHGKENFPEGSPIFHPSSPATSPIIHPSAPEISPPSTHHSKRNLPDDSPIIRPSSPATSPIIHPSAPQVSPPSTHHSYTSFTGAPVPKSVAPGPDISHASTPLPSIGWKKNGIPVGAPPDESTPLPSIGRKKDGIPVAAPPDETLKALPPANHSPARGSFSFLAPSTHKAVRQSNDASVPSLSSPTPINKEHHSPASSPSIPFHWWKHARTKVNSPAPSLSPLSSKQRGPVISPSFLPTNRRTHYASPPLSPGSSASASHYPISTPVTNVSPAPSPSPTVASGWTRMPVLPPRVSPSGSSSLSPPLPHPVQALPPPPPNEDCSAIVCVEPYANTPPGSPCGCVLPMQVGLQLTVALYTFFPLVSELAQEIAAGVFMKQSQVRIMGANAASQQPEKTIVLIDLVPLGKRFDNTTAFLTYQRFWHKKVAIKSSFFGDYEVLYVRYPGLPPSPPSASSGITIIDNGPYSGNDNNARAIKPLGVDVRRRQQKDGLGGGIVAIIALSASVALILCSAVAWVLLVRHRGRTSQSTPTLRPLPPSIAKPSGTTASMVGSGLSSASLSFGSSIAPYAGSAKTFSTIDIERATNNFDASRILGEGGFGLVYSGTLEDGTKVAVKVLKRDDRQGDREFLAEVEMLSRLHHRNLVKLIGICTEERARCLVYELIPNGSVESHLHGADKEPSPLDWDARIKIALGAARGLAYLHEDSSPRVIHRDFKASNILLEHDFTPKVSDFGLARTALDEENRHISTRVMGTFGYVAPEYAMTGHLLVKSDVYSYGVVLLELLTGRKPVDMSQPPGQENLVAWARPLLTSREGLEMIIDTSLGPDIPFDSVAKVAAIASMCVQPEVSHRPFMGEVVQALKLVCNECDEAKEVGSESSSRDLSVDMDAGVSAASGHLQDPFQNETTVPDYDSEPDIERGISMSGLFSTSVRYGSQASGSFRRYSSSGPLRTGRGRQLWQRMRRLAGESASEHEVIFKQWPGSH